In one Brienomyrus brachyistius isolate T26 chromosome 5, BBRACH_0.4, whole genome shotgun sequence genomic region, the following are encoded:
- the LOC125741880 gene encoding general transcription factor 3C polypeptide 1-like isoform X1 — MDALEMLIDEVALEGLDGITISSLWIRLMNRIPKFPLSLDPATKEFVWRALVCDEDIEFYELPQKRPQIVLFDRFAEIDPETGIQEIRRFTGTADAREDVYPVNVIQEDKQGIQGSCLYFNERKNITDLIRTQNFKPCCTLEDAVKRWGEKLVAVATQTVRFRTLIGPVGDPEVKLPDHSYCILERLGRARWQGELQRDLHSRAFKTDAGKMHYMRKSLDKNGLITLQSHVTRLPNGGQQHSILLLLKRFHVDRRSKYDILMEKTSNLLSACPNNIGIMINLREQLCVSERTFKRVYQYMMAAKLAQSVCVPLQTLNPDSTQCKTKKGTDIMVRCLKLLKSYGKKDEEDDEENDEEDGGRKLQSESRIFERDILTQAYEIIISSGTKGISQTALRGHMNVGKLEARMMCRLLERNGMIKGFMEDEGRQRITKYISKIYVEQSDLNQQFAKEKARSEQLRTGKGEVLGQQSQVSPTTCPDAQPQPTGGGERRTPNSAKDRPSKKDPRRSEARKQIKLDCRVQHSAPIKKTPSVDATQEVTEEMDTTGGEDWSGMAEEVDISQDIPYKQVENTDKEASTTIMEEKIGAKQAPPVKRKMRPARMEKPHQTYRLLKRKNLIIEAVRSLKIIESLFTLQKMIMDEEKQDGVSTRCCKKSIMRLLRSLSREGMLKLFRTTIVQDGISRKVEFVVHPSIMPDDPLVKSAIEQIRFRLSSSCSLNRKVANSGPEAAKENETQETGKSGKAEKEQPTESPKNQRSKTDEKMGIKEQKKFKPLIVPGLGRSLGFQPKMPRLRLVHQFLWYLIYGHPLRRSPEESHSMEVEGVEPGASADTNGKAALDRAPKQEVLLDMAPVGGMGANKAPASATGADGVPVGGAETDGALVGIAEADDVAPAGGTGDDVAPVDGTGAEVDEEQVGTEMVAYMDEMSWRRFIPPMPLHRGYSCGWALTSDILLSLPLSIFIQIIQVSYKVDDLELYLNDPVKHHYLIRVLPGRMKKQLLYKRKYIFSFCESLQRLCYMGLLQFGPIEKFQEKDQVFIFLKKNATITDTTTCDPHYNLALSSLPFEARQYTFSTFQDVENYWFDMQCVCLNTPLGVVKCPRMKPSQGDEEAEPPSSMEPERPEQRYARLAYLLRGSQEVIDDGVTPGDKQGAAGLDSCFFGHLKRNWIWTSYLLSKSKKVGSVVEGSPTVRLKNLLTKHPLPLFMSGVGGKGSGFRESPMVLDENVQMAKETSERNSRVVGGKKQRRKRLRTVKAPRKKRRVAKPEKKRMRPPFHDEADRSALLRMTRQRVTWSPQEDSLLMLCRVASHFLNRKIRKPFVPWQVVRDLLHAQFEESLDKTSLAVGRRSRYIMKNSQTDLNFKICLAEVYQDKDLIHKFQSRENNYSNPEVCASEFKEFVAVLRQKFSSPSVFHNFTIPDTKAELFRRFKVYVIGEDLKEDRKDSLMSLEDIHSLVLNNLIQSTLVLSNSQMKTSLSFQTFRIYRRYRDDILYKAFLRCQKRGLVNRRRINQLTGPKKSRALPFLPMSYQLSQTYYRCFSWRFPNTICMEARQFLETLESVGREDLLTTIRFQDQEGGDPQPDPSMVLFSLDSPGGSCVACLSLMMLGWLTVEVSIPEHIVVVDSTMVDNEVVKSIAKEVAEDDPDDDEVEEGEGRKKIEVKARQASHTNYLLMRGYCVPGIVSLRNLNTNDNIVVNSCTMRVKLRRTPSHRHFPNRCGDLLYEETQAEACLPRNFTHLLRACQDSSRLERFTDRCIHQCGYSSEDLQAILDVSSTIEAAQGFGCERVELACMFPDLAEVQGERTRTFLQYLEDLIDLEEVVEVGGNSVRLVAVKYADPWLVHIAEGLAPTGKEVPSLQDTRKRQAPDPPQDELSVKKPVLEREACKVAGILDSDGAPTDGVGLTGAGRCEEPLPSAPEDTGDSIQMVEECKGTDQIQEEKGAAASDVDSLPTGDPPSADISCFTVDGDDSVGSSAQDRVSFLSRPWRIVDGSLNKSVCKGMLEALLFHIMSKPGITEPSLVEHYQGVLQPVVVLELLQALEVLGCVWKRYIARQGKASLFSPARVPEVKESVRLRENGTPFYEPTVDCCLRLGSLFPKEDNWNRWVQFTHS, encoded by the exons ATGGACGCCCTGGAGATGCTTATCGATGAAGTTGCATTAGAAGGTCTGGATGGAATAACAATTTCTTCATTGTGGATCCGCTTAATGAACAGAATCCCCAAGTTTCCCCTCAGTCTAGATCCTGCCACTAAGGAGTTTGTTTGGAGAGCGTTGGTTTGTGATGAGGACATTGAATTTTACGAGCTACCTCAAAAAAGGCCACAGATCGTGTTATTTGACAG ATTTGCAGAAATTGATCCAGAAACAGGGATCCAGGAGATCCGGAGGTTCACAGGGACTGCAGACGCGCGGGAAGATGTGTACCCGGTCAACGTGATCCAAGAAGACAAGCAAGGCATCCAAGGGTCGTGTCTGTAttttaatgaaagaaaaaacattACAGATCTCATCAGGACACAGAATTTTAAGCCATGTTGTACGCTTGAGGACGCGGTTAAAAG GTGGGGAGAGAAGCTGGTCGCCGTGGCTACTCAGACGGTGCGCTTCCGGACGCTGATCGGCCCAGTAGGCGACCCGGAGGTGAAGCTGCCTGACCACTCGTACTGCATCCTGGAACGCCTGGGCAGGGCCCGTTGGCAGGGCGAGCTGCAGAGAGACCTGCACAGCCGAGCCTTCAA GACCGACGCTGGAAAGATGCACTACATGAGGAAGTCTCTGGACAAGAATGGTCTGATCACACTCCAGTCCCATGTGACCCGGCTGCCCAATGGGGGACAGCAGCACTCCATTTTGCTGCTGCTGAAGAGGTTCCACGTGGACCG GAGAAGCAAGTATGACATCCTGATGGAGAAAACCTCCAACCTCCTGTCAGCTTGTCCGAACAACATTGGCATCATGATCAACCTAAGGGAGCAACTG TGTGTGAGCGAACGCACCTTTAAGCGCGTGTACCAGTACATGATGGCCGCCAAGCTGGCCCAGAGCGTGTGCGTTCCGCTGCAGACCCTGAACCCCGATTCCACACAGTGCAAGACCAAGAAAG GGACGGACATCATGGTGCGCTGCCTGAAACTGCTTAAGAGCTACGGGAAGAAGGATGAGGAAGATGACGAGGAGAACGATGAAGAGGACGGTGGCAGGAAATTGCAGTCAGAGAGTCGCATTTTCGAGCGTGACATTCTGACACAGGCCTATGAAATAA TCATATCCAGCGGGACGAAGGGAATCTCGCAGACCGCTCTCAGGGGACACATGAATGTTGGGAAGCTAGAGGCACGTATGATGTGTCGTCTTCTGGAGCGGAACGGCATGATCAAG GGCTTCATGGAAGATGAGGGGCGGCAGAGGATCACCAAATACATCAGCAAGATATATGTGGAGCAAAGCGACCTGAACCAACAATTCGCCAAGGAAAAGGCTCGCAGCGAGCAACTGCGGACGGGCAAGGGGGAGGTGCTGGGTCAGCAGAGCCAGGTCTCACCGACCACCTGCCCCGACGCCCAGCCTCAGCCGACTGGCGGGGGCGAACGGCGGACGCCCAACTCCGCAAAAGATAGGCCCTCAAAGAAAGATCCCCGCCGGAGTGAAGCACGGAAGCAGATCAAGCTGGATTGCAGGGTCCAGCACTCGGCACCCATCAAGA AAACTCCCTCAGTGGATGCGACCCAGGAGGTGACGGAGGAGATGGACACGACCGGGGGAGAAGACTGGAGCGGGATGGCGGAGGAGGTTGATATCAGTCAGGACATCCCTTACAAGCAAGTAGAGAACACGGACAAGGAGGCCTCCACCACCATCATGGAGGAAAAGATCGGTGCCAAG CAGGCGCCGCCGGTCAAGAGAAAGATGAGGCCAGCGCGTATGGAAAAGCCCCATCAGACTTACAGGCTGCTTAAGCGGAAGAACCTGATCATTGAGGCGGTTCGCAGCCTCAAGATCATAGAGAGTTTATTCAC GCTGCAGAAGATGATTATGGACGAAGAGAAACAGGACGGGGTGTCCACCAGATGCTGCAAGAAGTCGATCATGAGGCTGCTGAGGAGCCTGTCCAGAGAGGGCATGCTGAAGCTCTTCCGCACGACCATCGTTCAGGACGGCATCAGCAGGAAG GTGGAGTTTGTGGTCCATCCCTCTATCATGCCAGATGATCCTCTAGTCAAAAGCGCCATCGAGCAGATCCGCTTccgcctatcaagctcatgctCCTTAAACCG TAAAGTTGCTAACAGCGGCCCAGAAGCTGCAAAGGAGAACGAGACCCAAGAGACAGGGAAAAGCGGAAAGGCCGAGAAGGAGCAGCCGACCGAGTCTCCAAAAAATCAGAGGAGTAAAACAGATGAGAAGATGGGGATCAAGGAGCAGAAGAAGTTCAAGCCTTTGATCG TCCCAGGTCTGGGCCGCTCCCTGGGCTTCCAGCCCAAGATGCCACGCCTTCGGCTGGTGCACCAGTTCCTGTGGTACCTCATCTATGGACACCCGTTAAGGAGGAGCCCCGAGGAGAGCCACAGCATGGAGGTAGAAGGGGTGGAGCCTGGGGCCAGTGCAGACACCAATGGGAAGGCGGCACTCGACAGGGCACCGAAGCAGGAGGTTTTACTGGACATGGCCCCTGTGGGCGGCATGGGGGCAAACAAGGCCCCTGCAAGTGCCACGGGGGCCGACGGGGTCCCTGTGGGCGGTGCAGAGACTGACGGGGCCCTTGTGGGCATTGCAGAGGCTGATGATGTGGCCCCTGCAGGTGGCACAGGGGATGATGTGGCCCCTGTAGATGGCACGGGGGCAGAAGTTGATGAAGAGCAAGTGGGAACAGAGATGG TGGCTTACATGGATGAGATGTCCTGGCGGAGGTTCATCCCCCCCATGCCCCTGCACCGAGGCTACAGCTGCGGATGGGCACTCACCAGCGATATTCTGCTCTCCCTACCCCTCTCCATCTTCATTCAGATCATCCAAGTGAGCTACAAG GTGGACGATCTTGAGCTGTACCTGAATGACCCCGTGAAGCACCACTACCTCATCCGTGTCCTGCCTGGCAGGATGAAGAAGCAGCTTCTCTATAAGAG GAAGTACATCTTTAGCTTCTGCGAGAGCTTGCAGCGTCTGTGCTACATGGGCTTACTGCAATTTGGCCCTATTGAGAAATTCCAGGAGAAGGATCAG GTCTTCATCTTCCTGAAGAAGAATGCCACGATCACAGACACCACCACCTGTGACCCGCATTACAACCTGGCCCTGTCGTCCTTGCCCTTCGAGGCCCGGCAGTATACCTTCAGCACCTTTCAGGATGTGGAGAACTACTGGTTCgacatgcagtgtgtgtgtctgaacaCGCCCCTGG gtgttgTAAAATGTCCCCGTATGAAACCCAGCCAGGGGGACGAGGAGGCGGAGCCCCCGAGCTCCATGGAGCCGGAGCGGCCAGAGCAGAGATACGCCAGACTGGCATACCTACTCAG GGGCAGCCAGGAGGTCATCGATGACGGCGTGACGCCTGGCGACAAGCAGGGCGCCGCGGGCCTGGACTCCTGCTTCTTTGGCCACCTGAAACGCAACTGGATCTGGACCAGCTACCTTCTCAGCAAGTCCAAAAAG GTGGGCAGCGTTGTGGAAGGCAGCCCTACTGTCAGACTTAAGAACCTCCTCACTAAACACCCTTTACCCCTGTTCATGAGTGGTG TAGGTGGTAAAGGCAGTGGCTTCAGGGAGTCCCCGATGGTACTAGATGAGAACGTGCAGATGGCCAAGGAGACCAGTGAGCGAAACAGCCGCGTTGTCGGTGGGAAGAAACAGAGGCGGAAGAGGCTCCGAACAGTCAAGGCACCCAGGAAAAAGAGGAGag TGGCGAAACCGGAAAAGAAGCGGATGCGGCCCCCTTTTCATGACGAGGCCGACCGGAGCGCCCTCCTGAGGATGACCCGGCAGCGCGTGACCTGGTCCCCACAGGAGGACAGCCTGCTCATGCTGTGCCGAGTGGCGAGCCACTTCCTCAACCGCAAG ATCAGGAAGCCCTTCGTCCCCTGGCAAGTGGTGCGAGACCTGCTGCATGCACAGTTCGAGGAGTCGCTGGACAAGACCTCGCTGGCGGTGGGCCGGCGCTCACGTTACATCATGAAGAACTCCCAGACCGACCTCAACTTCAA AATATGTCTGGCGGAGGTGTACCAGGATAAAGACCTTATTCACAAATTTCAGAGCCGGGAGAACAATTACAGCAACCCTGAG GTCTGTGCGTCAGAGTTCAAAGAGTTTGTCGCCGTCCTCAGGCAGAAATTCAGTTCACCTTCAGTGTTCCACAACTTCACCATCCCCGACACCAAGGCCGAGCTCTTTAGGAG GTTCAAAGTGTACGTGATTGGAGAAGACCTGAAGGAGGACAGGAAGGACTCCCTGATGAG CCTTGAGGACATCCACTCCCTGGTTCTCAACAACCTGATCCAGAGCACACTGGTGCTGTCCAACTCGCAGATGAAGACCAGTCTCTCCTTTCAG ACGTTCCGCATCTACAGGAGGTACAGGGACGACATCCTCTACAAAGCCTTCCTGAGGTGTCAGAAGCGGGGGCTCGTCAACCGCCGTCGCATCAACCAGCTCACCGGGCCCAAGAAGAGTCGCGCCCTTCCATTCCTGCCCATGTCCTACCAGCTCTCTCAGACCTACTACAG GTGCTTCTCCTGGCGTTTCCCCAACACCATTTGCATGGAAGCCCGTCAGTTCCTGGAGACCCTTGAGAGCGTGGGCAGGGAGGACCTCCTCACCACCATCCGTTTCCAGGACCAAGAGGGCGGCGACCCACAGCCGGACCCCAGCATGGTGCTCTTCTCCCTGGACTCGCCTGGGGGCTCCTGTGTGGCCTGCCTGAGTCTGATGATGCTGGGCTGGCTGACGGTGGAGGTGTCCATCCCAGAGCACATCGTGGTGGTAGACAGCACCATGGTGGATAACGAGGTGGTGAAAAG CATCGCGAAGGAGGTGGCCGAGGACGACCCCGACGACGACGAGGTCGAGGAAGGCGAGGGCAGGAAGAAGATCGAGGTGAAAGCGAGACAGGCCTCGCACACCAACTACCTGCTGATGCGCGGTTACTGCGTGCCAGGAATCGTCAGCCTGCGCAACCTCAACACCAACGACAACATCGTGGTGAACTCCTGCACCATGCGGGTGAAGCTGCGCCGCACCCCCTCGCACCGGCACTTCCCCAACCGTT GTGGTGACTTGCTGTACGAGGAGACCCAGGCGGAGGCTTGCCTGCCCAGGAACTTCACCCATCTCCTACGGGCCTGCCAGGACTCCAGCCGACTGGAACGCTTCACTGATCGGTGCATCCACCAGTGCGGCTACAGCAGCGAGGACCTGCAGGCAATCCTGGACGTGAGCAGCACCATTGAGGCAGCTCAGGGCTTCGGCTGCGAGAGGGTGGAGCTCGCCTGCATGTTCCCCGACCTGGCTGAGGTGCAGGGAGAAAGGACCCGGACCTTCTTGCAGTACCTGGAG GACCTGATCGATCTGGAGGAGGTGGTCGAGGTCGGAGGGAACTCCGTGCGGCTGGTGGCTGTGAAATACGCCGACCCCTGGCTAGTCCACATCGCTGAGGGACTGGCACCTACAGGCAAGGAAGTCCCATCTCTGCAGGACACCCGCAAGAGGCAGGCCCCGGACCCACCGCAGGACGAGCTCAGCGTGAAGAAGCCGGTCCTAGAAAGGGAAGCCTGCAAAGTGGCGGGAATACTGGACTCGGATGGAGCGCCTACAGACGGAGTCGGCCTTACTGGAGCCGGGAGATGCGAGGAGCCCCTGCCCTCTGCCCCGGAGGACACCGGCGACTCCATCcagatggtggaggagtgcaaagGAACAGACCAAATTCAGGAGGAAAAGGGGGCAGCCGCATCTGATGTCGATTCTCTACCTACAGGAGATCCACCTTCTGCAGACATCAGCTGCTTTACAGTGGATGGAGATGACAG CGTGGGTTCGAGCGCGCAGGATAGGGTGAGCTTCCTCAGCCGGCCGTGGCGTATCGTTGACGGGAGCCTCAACAAGTCCGTGTGCAAGGGCATGCTGGAGGCCCTGCTCTTCCACATCATGAGCAAGCCTGGCATCACCGAGCCCAGCCTGGTGGAGCACTACCAGGGCGTGCTGCAGCCTGTGGTGGTCTTGGAGCTTCTCCAG GCTCTAGAGGTCCTTGGCTGTGTGTGGAAGAGGTACATCGCCAGGCAGGGCAAGGCGTCGCTCTTCTCGCCGGCCCGGGTGCCGGAGGTGAAGGAGTCCGTGAGGCTGCGGGAAAACGGCACCCCATTCTACGAGCCCACCGTGGACTGCTGCCTCCGGCTGGGGAGCCTCTTCCCCAAAGAAGACAACTGGAACCGATGGGTCCAGTTCACGCACAGCTGA